GTATCTCGATGAATTCATTCCGCGTATCGAGGCCGTGACGGCAGAGCAGATCCGTGACGCCTTCCGGCGTCGCGTGCATCCGGATCAAATGGTGACGGTGACCGTCGGTGGCGCGCGCTGAGCGCAAGCGCGCGCGCCGCATGCCGGCCGCGCCCGCCGCCGGACCGAAGACAGTTTCCGCAAAACCCAAGTCATCCTATCCGCGCAAGCTGCGCATCATCGGCGGGCGCTGGCGCGGGCGGCGCCTCGACGTTTCCGAATCGGAGGGTTTGCGCCCCACGCCCGATCGCGTGCGTGAAACGCTGTTCAACTGGCTGCAACCCTATATCGCGGGCGCCAGCTGCCTCGACCTGTTCGCCGGTACCGGCGCGCTGTGCCTGGAGGCGCTCTCGCGCGGCGCGGCGGGCGTGGTGATGATCGAAAAAGCTCCGCTTGTCGCGCAACGTTTGCGCCAGCACGTGGAACGGCTGGAGGCCACGGGGGCCGAGGTGGTGCTGGCCGATGCCGTGGATTTTCTGCGACGAACCCCGCGGGCATTCGATATCGTTTTTCTCGACCCGCCCTTCAAGAGCAATCTCATCGCCGACTGCGCGGCGCTGGTGGAGGCACACGGCTGGATCAGGCCCGGTGGGCTGATTTATGTCGAGGCGCCGAGCCGGATGAGTGAA
The DNA window shown above is from Sulfuricaulis limicola and carries:
- the rsmD gene encoding 16S rRNA (guanine(966)-N(2))-methyltransferase RsmD, with the translated sequence MPAAPAAGPKTVSAKPKSSYPRKLRIIGGRWRGRRLDVSESEGLRPTPDRVRETLFNWLQPYIAGASCLDLFAGTGALCLEALSRGAAGVVMIEKAPLVAQRLRQHVERLEATGAEVVLADAVDFLRRTPRAFDIVFLDPPFKSNLIADCAALVEAHGWIRPGGLIYVEAPSRMSELALPATWELIRSKKAGQVGYHLARKTA